Proteins from one Nicotiana tabacum cultivar K326 chromosome 23, ASM71507v2, whole genome shotgun sequence genomic window:
- the LOC142177377 gene encoding protein DETOXIFICATION 56-like yields MPSSPENVTQKWPATSLMQNAVSELKLQRGILLPLMAMNFTWFAKTAITTAFLGRLGDVYLAGGTLGFTFANVTGFSVLNGLCGAMEPICGQAFGAKNYKLLHKTLIMATLLLLLISLPISFFLLNVDKILVQFGQQEDISNMANKHLIHLLPDLVITSLLCPLQA; encoded by the coding sequence ATGCCATCTTCACCAGAAAATGTGACACAAAAATGGCCAGCAACAAGCCTCATGCAAAATGCCGTTTCAGAGCTAAAATTGCAAAGAGGAATACTACTTCCATTGATGGCCATGAACTTCACATGGTTTGCAAAAACAGCCATCACAACTGCATTTCTTGGAAGGCTTGGAGATGTTTATTTAGCTGGAGGAACACTTGGTTTTACATTTGCAAATGTGACCGGATTTTCTGTCTTGAATGGCCTTTGTGGTGCAATGGAGCCTATTTGTGGACAAGCTTTTGGAGCCAAGAATTACAAACTTCTTCACAAGACCCTTATTATGGCTACTCTATTGTTACTACTaatcagcttgcctatttctttctttttgctaAATGTAGATAAGATCCTCGTACAATTTGGCCAACAAGAAGATATTTCAAATATGGCCAACAAACATCTCATTCATCTCCTCCCTGATTTGGTTATTACCTCTTTGTTATGCCCTTTGCAGGCTTGA